A window from Triticum aestivum cultivar Chinese Spring chromosome 6D, IWGSC CS RefSeq v2.1, whole genome shotgun sequence encodes these proteins:
- the LOC123142361 gene encoding receptor-like protein EIX2 — MQNLKNALEVLLVDNDASASEATSGLNNISGSIAELFHRLPNCSQNKLQDLFLRQSNLIGSLPTATVQSLRNLHRLDLSRNKLSGPVPQWIGELTKLTRLVLGSNKLHGVINEGHLSRLDMLEELTLSDNSIAITVSPTWVPTFSLSFIHLRSCQLGPKFPTWLKWQTGMYSVDISNTSINDMAPGWFWVAASSAGYLNIQNNQITGVLPSTMEFMRAEAMDFSSNQLGGTIPKLPINLTYLDLSRNNVVGPLPLDFGAPGLRMLLLYDNMISGAIPSSLCKLQTLQFLDLSRNNFSGPITDCLVNESSTNMTVLSIINLSLRDNHLSGDFPLLLHKCPGLIFLDLGHNQFSGTLPAWIGEKLSSLSFLRLRSNMFHGHIPVELTKLVHLQYLDLAYNNISGSIPRFMLNCTGMMQTGFNTNGLQYAFSSGVSSDENELVDYTENITVLTKGQERLYTGEIIYMVNLDLSCNSLTGSIPAEISTLVALKSLNLSWNNFKGNIPENIGALIQVESLDLSHNELSGEIPSSLSALTSLSRLNLSYNNLGGKIPTGNQLQTIEDPAYIYIGNPGLCGPPLSVNCSSQPEPIPGENHGDASDDLVSFFLAMGSGYVMGLWVVFCTFLFKRRWRVSWYSLCDSLYDWVYVHVAVTWTSLRGEING, encoded by the exons ATGCAGAACCTGAAAAATGCTCTGGAAGTTTTGTTGGTTGATAATGATGCATCTGCATCTGAAGCAA CAAGCGGGCTCAACAATATCAGCGGGAGTATAGCAGAGTTATTCCATCGATTACCAAACTGTTCACAGAATAAATTACAGGACTTGTTTCTGCGGCAAAGCAATCTGATTGGAAGCCTGCCAACTGCAACAGTACAATCCTTAAGGAACCTTCACAGGCTGGACCTCAGTCGTAACAAACTCAGTGGCCCTGTGCCACAGTGGATAGGAGAGCTCACAAAGCTAACAAGGCTGGTCCTTGGCTCCAACAAACTTCATGGGGTCATTAATGAAGGCCATTTATCACGCCTAGATATGTTAGAGGAATTGACATTGTCAGACAACTCAATAGCCATCACAGTGAGTCCAACTTGGGTTCCTACTTTCAGTCTAAGTTTTATTCATCTTCGGTCCTGCCAGCTAGGGCCTAAGTTTCCAACGTGGCTTAAATGGCAAACAGGCATGTATAGTGTTGATATATCAAACACGAGCATTAATGACATGGCACCGGGTTGGTTTTGGGTAGCAGCTTCCTCGGCAGGGTATCTCAATATCCAAAATAATCAGATCACAGGAGTCCTCCCTTCAACAATGGAATTCATGAGGGCAGAAGCAATGGATTTCAGTTCTAACCAGCTTGGTGGTACAATACCAAAGCTTCCCATCAATCTAACCTACCTGGATCTCAGTCGGAACAATGTAGTTGGGCCACTACCGTTGGACTTTGGAGCGCCAGGGCTTAGAATGCTTCTTCTATATGACAACATGATCTCTGGCGCCATTCCATCTTCTTTGTGCAAGTTGCAAACATTGCAGTTCTTAGATCTATCAAGAAATAATTTCAGTGGGCCAATTACCGATTGCCTAGTCAATGAGTCCAGCACAAACATGACAGTTCTGAGTATCATTAATCTAAGCTTAAGAGACAACCACCTCTCGGGTGATTTTCCTTTGCTTCTCCATAAATGCCCAGGACTCATCTTTCTTGATCTTGGACATAATCAGTTCTCTGGGACTTTACCAGCATGGATAGGGGAGAAGCTATCATCTTTGTCATTCTTACGACTGAGATCCAATATGTTTCATGGTCACATTCCAGTTGAGCTTACGAAGCTTGTTCATCTTCAATACTTGGACCTTGCGTACAACAATATATCGGGGAGCATACCGAGATTTATGCTTAATTGTACAGGCATGATGCAAACAGGATTCAACACTAATGGTCTTCAGTATGCATTCAGTTCTGGAGTATCGTCTGATGAAAATGAACTAGTTGACTATACTGAGAATATAACAGTACTCACGAAAGGCCAAGAGAGATTATATACAGGAGAAATCATATATATGGTGAATCTTGATTTATCCTGTAATAGTCTTACTGGATCAATACCTGCAGAAATCAGTACTCTTGTTGCATTGAAGAGCCTGAACTTATCATGGAACAACTTCAAGGGAAATATACCTGAGAATATTGGAGCCTTAATTCAAGTGGAATCACTCGACCTATCACACAATGAGCTGTCTGGCGAAATCCCTTCAAGCTTGTCGGCTCTCACATCATTGAGTCGCCTGAACCTGTCCTACAACAATCTGGGAGGAAAGATACCAACTGGAAATCAACTGCAAACAATTGAAGACCCAGCATATATTTATATTGGCAACCCCGGCCTCTGCGGTCCTCCTCTCTCCGTAAATTGTTCGTCACAGCCCGAGCCAATTCCAGGAGAAAACCACGGAGATGCAAGCGACGACTTGGTTTCGTTTTTCCTCGCCATGGGCTCTGGATATGTGATGGGTCTCTGGGTGGTCTTCTGTACCTTCTTGTTCAAGAGGAGATGGAGAGTTTCGTGGTACTCGCTCTGTGACAGCCTGTATGATTGGGTTTATGTGCATGTGGCTGTTACTTGGACTTCCTTGAGAGGTGAAATCAATGGGTAG